In Phyllopteryx taeniolatus isolate TA_2022b chromosome 6, UOR_Ptae_1.2, whole genome shotgun sequence, one genomic interval encodes:
- the smpd5 gene encoding sphingomyelin phosphodiesterase 5 isoform X1 translates to MALETSPFPNRCAAVAHAAGWALILPCFWFLDRLIAVCKLTTLERRQEDTCYLYPLKAFFGSIAFFVLFVVTAPVALLGFLLWAPLQACRRPFCYHRETVSLQSETHRGLELEGKGSFVFASANLCLLPDSLARFNNLGHTQRRASAIGEYIAQGVGRPNIRIFIDSPSSCGTLSPSNSILPAASASTYGATDRQGSLPNSNSDMVYGLSEDTKEPSASIQHNSNQNSNQQGRTGNRSAPRALLSQGLGQLGDVPWEVSTMFPANVDILCLEEVFDKRAAQKLTCALSPLFAHILYDIGGYACQPPCSCSSFKFFNSGLFLASRFPIVAAQYHCFPNSRGEDALAAKGLLSAKVLMGKNQKERKLSGYFNCIHLHAPEGEGEIRCEQLNMVRKWIGDFQAANRQPDEDVVFDVLCGDFNFDNCSPDDTLEQNHGLFEEYKDPCRAGPGKEKPWVIGTLLEQPTLYDDDVNTPENLQRTLENDMLRKHYICPPVPATGSPLVYPETDQPWIGRRIDYILYREKSISKHCQTEVEEVSFITQLAGLTDHIPVGLRLNVRMDS, encoded by the exons ATGGCCCTGGAGACATCCCCATTCCCCAACCGGTGTGCCGCAGTCGCCCACGCGGCGGGATGGGCATTGATTCTGCCGTGTTTCTGGTTTCTCGACCGTCTCATCGCCGTGTGCAAGTTGACCACCCTCGAACGGAGGCAAGAGGATACATGCTACCTCTACCCCCTCAAGGCCTTCTTCGGCTCCATCGCCttctttgttctgtttgtcGTGACCGCGCCCGTAGCCTTGCTGGGCTTCCTGCTGTGGGCGCCGCTGCAGGCGTGCCGCAGACCCTTCTGCTACCACCGAGAGACTGTGTCACTCCAGAGTGAGACGCACAGAGGCTTGGAGCTGGAAGGAAAGGGGTCGTTCGTCTTCGCATCGGCCAACTTGTGTCTTTTGCCAGACAGTCTGGCTCGCTTCAACAACCTTGGACACACCCAACGAAGGGCTTCCGCTATTGGCGAGTATATCGCTCAGGGTGTGGGCCGGCCCAACATCCGCATCTTTATCGACTCCCCCAGCAGCTGCGGTACTCTCAGCCCCTCCAACAGTATACTCCCCGCAGCTAGCGCCTCTACTTACGGCGCTACAGACAGACAGGGTTCACTCCCAAATTCCAACAGTGATATGGTTTACGGACTCTCTGAGGATACAAAAGAACCCTCTGCTTCCATCCAGCACAACTCTAACCAGAACTCCAACCAGCAGGGGCGAACGGGCAACCGCAGCGCCCCCCGCGCTTTGCTCTCTCAGGGTCTCGGCCAACTAGGCGACGTGCCATGGGAAGTGTCCACCATGTTTCCTGCCAATGTGGACATTCTCTGCTTAGAGGAGGTGTTCGATAAGAGGGCTGCACAGAAACTCACCTGTGCTTTAAGTCCTCTGTTTGCACACATACTCTACGACATTGGGGGGTATGCCTGCCAACCTCCGTGCAGCTGTTCCTCATTTAAGTTCTTCAACAGCGGCCTCTTCCTGGCCAGCCGATTCCCCATCGTGGCGGCGCAGTACCACTGCTTTCCCAACAGCAGAGGTGAAGACGCGCTGGCTGCCAAGGGCCTCCTCTCTGCTAAG GTGCTCATGGGGAAAAATCAAAAGGAGAGGAAACTGTCTGGCTATTTCAACTGTATACACCTTCATGCACCAGAAG GTGAAGGAGAGATCCGCTGTGAGCAGCTGAACATGGTCAGGAAGTGGATTGGGGATTTCCAAGCAGCCAACCGACAGCCTGATGAGGATGTGGTTTTTGATGTGCTCTGTGGAGACTTTAACTTTGACAACTGCTCGCCAG ATGACACGCTGGAACAGAATCACGGTCTCTTTGAGGAATACAAAGACCCTTGCAGAGCAGGGCCGGGGAAAGAGAAGCCCTGGGTCATTG GAACTCTGCTGGAGCAGCCAACGTTGTATGACGATGATGTAAACACTCCAGAAAATCTACAAAG AACGTTGGAGAATGACATGCTGAGAAAGCATTACATCTGCCCTCCCGTTCCCGCCACAGGCTCACCGTTGGTTTACCCTGAAACTGACCAGCCGTGGATTGGACGACGGATTGATTATATCCTATATCGGGAAAAGTCAATTTCCAAGCACTGCCAAACC GAAGTGGAGGAGGTATCTTTTATAACCCAGCTGGCCGGCCTGACAGACCACATTCCTGTGGGATTGAGACTGAATGTCAGAATGGACTCTTGA
- the smpd5 gene encoding sphingomyelin phosphodiesterase 5 isoform X2 — protein sequence MALETSPFPNRCAAVAHAAGWALILPCFWFLDRLIAVCKLTTLERRQEDTCYLYPLKAFFGSIAFFVLFVVTAPVALLGFLLWAPLQACRRPFCYHRETVSLQSETHRGLELEGKGSFVFASANLCLLPDSLARFNNLGHTQRRASAIGEYIAQGVGRPNIRIFIDSPSSCGTLSPSNSILPAASASTYGATDRQGSLPNSNSDMVYGLSEDTKEPSASIQHNSNQNSNQQGRTGNRSAPRALLSQGLGQLGDVPWEVSTMFPANVDILCLEEVFDKRAAQKLTCALSPLFAHILYDIGGYACQPPCSCSSFKFFNSGLFLASRFPIVAAQYHCFPNSRGEDALAAKGLLSAKVLMGKNQKERKLSGYFNCIHLHAPEGTLLEQPTLYDDDVNTPENLQRTLENDMLRKHYICPPVPATGSPLVYPETDQPWIGRRIDYILYREKSISKHCQTEVEEVSFITQLAGLTDHIPVGLRLNVRMDS from the exons ATGGCCCTGGAGACATCCCCATTCCCCAACCGGTGTGCCGCAGTCGCCCACGCGGCGGGATGGGCATTGATTCTGCCGTGTTTCTGGTTTCTCGACCGTCTCATCGCCGTGTGCAAGTTGACCACCCTCGAACGGAGGCAAGAGGATACATGCTACCTCTACCCCCTCAAGGCCTTCTTCGGCTCCATCGCCttctttgttctgtttgtcGTGACCGCGCCCGTAGCCTTGCTGGGCTTCCTGCTGTGGGCGCCGCTGCAGGCGTGCCGCAGACCCTTCTGCTACCACCGAGAGACTGTGTCACTCCAGAGTGAGACGCACAGAGGCTTGGAGCTGGAAGGAAAGGGGTCGTTCGTCTTCGCATCGGCCAACTTGTGTCTTTTGCCAGACAGTCTGGCTCGCTTCAACAACCTTGGACACACCCAACGAAGGGCTTCCGCTATTGGCGAGTATATCGCTCAGGGTGTGGGCCGGCCCAACATCCGCATCTTTATCGACTCCCCCAGCAGCTGCGGTACTCTCAGCCCCTCCAACAGTATACTCCCCGCAGCTAGCGCCTCTACTTACGGCGCTACAGACAGACAGGGTTCACTCCCAAATTCCAACAGTGATATGGTTTACGGACTCTCTGAGGATACAAAAGAACCCTCTGCTTCCATCCAGCACAACTCTAACCAGAACTCCAACCAGCAGGGGCGAACGGGCAACCGCAGCGCCCCCCGCGCTTTGCTCTCTCAGGGTCTCGGCCAACTAGGCGACGTGCCATGGGAAGTGTCCACCATGTTTCCTGCCAATGTGGACATTCTCTGCTTAGAGGAGGTGTTCGATAAGAGGGCTGCACAGAAACTCACCTGTGCTTTAAGTCCTCTGTTTGCACACATACTCTACGACATTGGGGGGTATGCCTGCCAACCTCCGTGCAGCTGTTCCTCATTTAAGTTCTTCAACAGCGGCCTCTTCCTGGCCAGCCGATTCCCCATCGTGGCGGCGCAGTACCACTGCTTTCCCAACAGCAGAGGTGAAGACGCGCTGGCTGCCAAGGGCCTCCTCTCTGCTAAG GTGCTCATGGGGAAAAATCAAAAGGAGAGGAAACTGTCTGGCTATTTCAACTGTATACACCTTCATGCACCAGAAG GAACTCTGCTGGAGCAGCCAACGTTGTATGACGATGATGTAAACACTCCAGAAAATCTACAAAG AACGTTGGAGAATGACATGCTGAGAAAGCATTACATCTGCCCTCCCGTTCCCGCCACAGGCTCACCGTTGGTTTACCCTGAAACTGACCAGCCGTGGATTGGACGACGGATTGATTATATCCTATATCGGGAAAAGTCAATTTCCAAGCACTGCCAAACC GAAGTGGAGGAGGTATCTTTTATAACCCAGCTGGCCGGCCTGACAGACCACATTCCTGTGGGATTGAGACTGAATGTCAGAATGGACTCTTGA
- the malsu1 gene encoding mitochondrial assembly of ribosomal large subunit protein 1, which translates to MNIFKRMNPLVCTSRAVVEQSLVFTRLCAVAKVACHNRFSPRRLTSHLTRCSHVRHESAFDFYAKRYLSEMDIGRSHLVTTNGVIQDESQEMEGDSNDKRHPRQRPAETFNLDVLVALLRQENAADICVIKVPEHVKYTEYFIVVSGVSPRHLWAMALYVIKIYKFLRKEHDAHVKIEGKAADDWMCIDFGSIVVHFMLPEAREVYELEKLWTLRSYDEQLSRIPDEKLPEDFMYDLEDTK; encoded by the exons ATGAATATTTTTAAGCGGATGAACCCACTAGTATGTACAAGTAGAGCTGTAGTAGAACAGAGTCTTGTTTTTACAAGGCTCTGCGCGGTCGCTAAAGTTGCTTGTCATAACCGTTTCAGTCCTCGCCGTTTGACTTCACATTTAACCCGATGCTCGCATGTGCGCCACGAATCTGCTTTTGACTTTTACGCGAAAAGATATTTGTCGGAAATGGACATTGGACGCAGTCACTTGGTGACGACGAATGGCGTTATTCAGGATGAATCACAGGAGATGGAGGGCGACTCTAATGACAAGCGTCACCCGAGACAAA GACCCGCTGAGACGTTCAACCTGGACGTGCTGGTGGCACTGCTGCGTCAGGAAAACGCCGCCGACATCTGCGTGATTAAAGTACCTGAGCACGTCAAATACACAGAGTACTTCATCGTCGTCAGCGGCGTATCGCCGAGACACCTGTGGGCAATGGCACTTTATGTCATCAAAATA TACAAATTCCTGAGGAAAGAACACGATGCTCATGTTAAGATTGAAGGAAAGGCTGCAGATGACTGGATGTGTATTGACTTTG GCAGTATAGTTGTTCACTTCATGCTTCCAGAGGCGAGAGAAGTGTATGAATTGGAGAAACTGTGGACTCTGCGCTCCTATGACGAGCAACTAAGCAGAATCCCTGATGAAAAGCTGCCAGAAGACTTCATGTATGACTTGGAAGACACTAAATGA
- the LOC133479515 gene encoding peptide YY-like, translated as MSLVVVLCLLACVHSGVDAYPRKPVSPKEGAPPEEMAKYYSALRHYINLITRQRYGKRDSPDTMFSDVFVKESTETIPGSSDVRYDELPMW; from the exons ATGTCGCTGGTTGTGGTTCTCTGCCTGCTGGCTTGTGTTCACTCGGGCGTTGATGCGTATCCACGCAAGCCTGTCAGCCCCAAAGAAGGAGCACCCCCCGAGGAGATGGCCAAATACTACTCTGCGCTCAGACACTACATCAACCTCATTACAAGGCAGAG GTATGGAAAAAGAGACAGTCCAGACACAATGTTTTCTGATGTGTTTGTGAAAGAGAGCACAGAGACTATCCCCGGGTCCAGTGATGTCAG GTATGATGAGCTGCCAATGTGGTGA